In bacterium, a single window of DNA contains:
- the sthA gene encoding Si-specific NAD(P)(+) transhydrogenase has translation MSEYELVVLGSGPAGQRAAIAAAKMGKHVAVVERNADVGGGCLHQGTIPSKTLREAVAYLSGIRQRQVYGAAYRVKEQITINDLTFRTQRVIENEVNIVRDQLIRNRVDVVAGTASFMDPHRILVATPDGQRILQTQKTVIAVGTTPGRPPGIEFDDRRIIDSDGLLRLQALPRSMTFVGAGVVGLEYATIFQVLGVQVTLVDGRRRPLDFVDDEIEDALYYHMRDEGITLRFGEKVSGVRPHDNGRVLVELESGKTFTTDSLMFSAGRQGASAGLNLESIGVTPDARGRLKVDQYFRTQVEDVYAAGDVIGFPSLASTSMEQGRLAALHAFGVDAAPLPPNLPYGMYTIPEIAMTGPTEQHLTEQSVPYEVGVAPFRELSRVQISGGRSGILKLLFHRHTLKLLAVHIIGQNATELVHIGQTLIDHDGTVAYLRDAVFNYPTLAEAYKVAALNGLNRL, from the coding sequence ATGAGCGAGTACGAGCTGGTGGTTCTTGGGAGCGGGCCCGCGGGTCAGCGCGCGGCCATCGCGGCGGCCAAGATGGGCAAGCACGTCGCCGTCGTCGAGCGGAACGCCGACGTTGGAGGCGGATGCCTTCACCAGGGCACCATTCCCAGCAAGACCCTGCGCGAGGCCGTCGCCTACCTCTCCGGCATCCGGCAGCGGCAGGTGTACGGCGCCGCGTACCGGGTGAAAGAGCAGATCACCATCAACGACCTGACGTTCCGCACCCAGCGCGTCATCGAGAACGAGGTCAACATCGTCCGCGATCAGCTGATCCGCAACCGCGTCGACGTCGTGGCCGGGACGGCAAGCTTCATGGACCCCCACCGGATCCTCGTCGCCACGCCGGACGGCCAGAGAATCCTGCAGACTCAGAAGACCGTCATCGCGGTCGGCACGACTCCCGGACGTCCGCCCGGGATCGAGTTCGACGACCGCCGGATCATCGACAGCGACGGGCTGCTCCGGCTGCAGGCGCTCCCCCGCTCGATGACGTTCGTCGGCGCCGGCGTCGTCGGCCTCGAGTATGCGACGATCTTCCAGGTGCTCGGGGTGCAGGTGACGCTCGTCGACGGGCGGCGGCGGCCGCTGGATTTCGTCGACGACGAGATCGAGGACGCGCTCTACTATCACATGCGAGACGAGGGAATCACGCTCCGGTTCGGAGAGAAGGTGTCGGGCGTCCGGCCGCACGACAACGGCCGCGTCCTGGTCGAGCTCGAAAGCGGGAAGACGTTCACGACCGACTCCCTGATGTTTTCCGCCGGCCGGCAGGGCGCCTCGGCCGGCCTGAACCTCGAGTCCATCGGGGTCACACCCGACGCCCGCGGGCGCCTCAAGGTGGACCAGTACTTCCGTACCCAGGTCGAGGATGTGTATGCCGCCGGCGACGTCATCGGCTTCCCGAGCCTCGCTTCGACATCGATGGAACAGGGCCGGCTCGCCGCGCTGCACGCGTTCGGGGTCGACGCGGCCCCCCTACCCCCGAACCTGCCGTACGGGATGTACACGATCCCCGAGATCGCCATGACCGGGCCCACCGAGCAGCACCTCACGGAACAATCGGTGCCGTACGAGGTGGGCGTCGCCCCGTTCCGCGAGTTGTCGCGCGTGCAGATCAGCGGCGGCCGGTCCGGCATCCTGAAGCTCCTCTTCCACCGGCACACGTTGAAGTTGCTGGCCGTGCACATCATCGGACAGAACGCGACCGAGCTCGTGCACATCGGGCAAACGCTCATCGACCACGACGGAACGGTCGCGTACCTTCGCGACGCCGTATTCAACTACCCCACGCTCGCCGAGGCCTACAAAGTCGCAGCATTGAACGGCCTGAACCGCCTCTAG